The sequence AGGCGTCGGCCCCGGACTACCCGGCCTGGTTCGCCGCGCTCGTGCTGCGGCCGGGCGGCGACACGCTCCTGCTCCGACTGGATGCGATCCCCGGGCCCGAGGTATCCCCTGGTGAGCGCGACGCGGCACTCCTCGGCGCCGCCGAGCGCGCCATCCGCGCCCATGTGGAACAATGGTCGTGCCCTGGTCCACTGTGGGATGCGCCCGCGGAGTTGAGCCTGCCTGAGTTTGCACCGGGCTAGTCGGGGTGAGTGGAGGTCGCGATGTGGACCCTGCGCGTGCTCCAGGTCGTCGCCTTCCTGACGCCGTATGTCCCGGCCGCGATCGGCTACACGATCTGCTGGTTCATCGGGGTCATTCTCGGTGGGCTCAACGTCCGCGCCCGCCGGAACGTGCTGTGTAACCTGCGCCGGGTTCTCCCCACAGCCGGCCCGATCCGGCTCCGGTGGCAGGCGCTGCGCGTCTTCGTCAGTGTCGTCACCAACTATTACGACCTGATCCGCCTCGGCCACATGGATCGCGACCGCGTGCTGGCGATGTTCGAGACCGAGGGCATCGAACACCTGACGGCCGCGCTGACGCGTGGCCGCGGAGTCATCATTCTGGCTGCCCATGTCGGTAACTACAACGTCGTCCCCAGTCTGCCGGTGGCCCGCGGCTACCCGACCGCGGTCGTGGCCGAGCGGGTGCATCCGGAGGAGCTCTACACCTATGTCAACGAGCTGCGGGCCAGCCTCGGGGTTCAGGTGATTCCGCCCGGCTCCGAATCCCTGCGGCCGATCATCCGCCTGCTGCGTCGCAACGGCATCCTCATCCTCGCCGGGGACCGCGACGTGGTCGGGAGCGGCATGCCGGTGCCGCTCTTCGGCGAACCGGCCCGCCTGCCGACGGGCCCGGTGCTCCTCGCCATGCGCACCGGCGCGGCGCTCATCCCGGCCGGCACGGTACGCAAGGGCAGCCGGCGGTCGCTTGCCTTCGTCGAGCCGGCGATCGAGATGGTCGACACCGGCGACTGGGATGTCGACCTGCGAGTGAACATGATCCGGATGGCCGAGGCACTGGAGCGGATGATCAGACGCGATCCGGGCCAGTGGGCCGTGCTCCAGCCTGTCTGGGACACCACCACGCCCGCGGACGAGGGCGCGCCACGAGCGCCACGCCGCAGGACCCGCGGGCGTCAGGAACCGGCCGAGCCTTCAGCGTCCACCACGCGATAGCGATACCCCTGGTCGACCAGGAAGCGCTGACGGCGGGCCGCGAACTCGACCTCGCGCGTCCCGGGCACGACCAGCGAGTAGAACACCGCCCGCCGCCCGGACTCCTTCGGCCGCAGCAGCCGCCCCAGCCGCTGGGCCTCTTCCTGCCGCGACCCGAACGCACCGGAGATCTGGATCAGCACGGCGGCATCGGGCAGGTCCACCCCGACGTTCGCCACGCGCGACAGCGCCAGGCAGCGGATCTCGCCACGCCGAAACGCGTCGTACAGCGCCCGTCGCTCCGCTGCCGGGGTCTGGCCGGTCACCATGGGCACACCCAGGGCACGCGCTGCGGCGGCCACCTCGATCAACCGGTGCGCCACCACCAGCGTCGGCTCACCCGCATGCCGCCGCGCCAGACGCCGCACCACCCGCAGCTTGGCCGCGAGGATGCGATCCGCGCTGGCCGCGCCCGTAGCCGGAGGCCGAACGCGCACCTCGACACAATCGACCGGGGAGATCCACCCGCGGCGCTCCAAGTCGCGCCACGGCACAGAGAAGACCGTCGGCCCGACCAGTGAAAAGACGTCGCGCTCCCGTCCGTCCTCCCGCACCAGTGTCGCCGTCAGCCCCAGTCGCCGCCGCGACTGGAGGCTGGCGCTCTGCCGGAAGATCTCGGCGGGCAGGGCATGGACCTCGTCGTAGATGACCAGCCCCCACGGCCAGTCGAGCAGGGCGCCCAGCGTGGCCTGTCGCCCGTTTGCGCGAGCAGTCAGGCGCTGGTAGGTGACCACCGTCACCGGAGGAGGCTCCCGCCCGGGGACGTACTCTCCGACCGAATCCGGAGGTAGGGTCGTCATCTCCCGCAGGTGACGCTGCCACTGCTCTCCAATCGTCCGGCTGGGTGTCACGATCAGCGTGGCCGACTGGAGCACCGCGGCGATCGCCACGCCGACGACCGTCTTGCCCGCACCGCAGGGCAGTAGCACCACCCCGCCGGTCACTGCCCGCTCAACAAAGCGCCGCACCGCCTCGGCCTGGTAGGGACGGAGCCGGACGTCCGGTCGGAGCGCGAACGCCACCGGCGCCGAGGCTGCCAGCACCGCCTCGTCTACGACCGGGTAGCCCTCATCGGCCAGCGCACGCTTGATCGCGCCCCGCTGGGAGTCCGGCACCACCAGCGCGTCGCCGTCCCACGCCAGCCCGTGCGCATCAGCCACGCGCGCCAGAAGCCCTCGGTCGGGCCCCGTCAGCCGCAGCCCCCCCAGTGGGCCGGTCAGCCGCAGCAGCCCGTAGCGTCCGATGACCTCCTGGATGAAGGCGACCAGGGTGAGCGGCGGAGGATGCTCGCCATACCGCTCCAGGAACGCGATGATCTCCTCAGCCGTCAGCCCACCGGCCGCGGCTGACCAGAGCGCCAGCTCAGTGATGCGGTAGGTGTGGTACGCCCCCGCCGCGTGTACGAGTTCTGCGAACTGGCGAATACCGTCCCGAGCCTCGGGGTAGGTGGCGGCGCCGGTCGACACCAGCACCGTCCGGTCCCGTTGAAAGATCAAGCAGCGGTCGCTTCGCACCCCGCCCCCTCACCGGCATCGGATCGACTCGAGCTCGGCATGCAGGTGCACGTACACCCGGCCGCACGCGAGATAATACACAGCCAGGCCGGTACGCTGGCAGGGTGGGCCAGACGCGTTGCGAGAGAGGAGTTTCAATGCGGATCATGGACGCGGCAGCAGCCGTCGAGCTGGTCGAACCCGGCAACAGGGTCTACGTCCATGAAGCGGCGATGGTCCCAACCACTCTCCTCGACGCCCTGGTTGAGCGCGCCCCGGAGCTGCGCGACGTCGAGATCGTCCACCTGCACACCGAAGCGCCGGCTCCCTATGTGGCGCCCGAGATGGAGGGCCACCTGCGCCACAATGCCTTCTTCATCGGCGCCAACGTCCGGGCCGCCGTCAACGAAGGCCGCGCCGACTACACTCCCGTTTTCCTCTCCGAGATCCCTGCTCTGATCGCCGACGGCACGCTCCCGATCGACGTCGCCTTCATCCAGGTCTCCCCGCCCGACCGGCACGGCTTCTGCCGGCTGGGTGCCTCGGTGGCCTGCGCCCGCGCCGCGGTCGACCACGCCCGCATCGTCATCGCCGAGTTCAACCCCCGGGTGCCGCGCACGCTCGGCAACTCCGCCGTCCACGTGAGCCGCATTACTGCCGCCGTAGAGGTGGACCGCCCGCTCCCATCCCACCCGATCCGGCCCTTCGGCCCGATCGAGCAGGCGATCGGCGAGCACGTCGCGGCGCTGGTCCCCAACGGCGCCACTCTTCAGATGGGCATCGGCACGATCCCGAACGCCGTCCTGGCCGCACTGCGCCATCACGAGGATCTGGGCGTCCATACGGAGATGTTCACCGACGGCCTGATCGACCTTATCGAGGCGGGCGTGATCACCAACCGCGCCAAGTCGCGCTTTCGCGGCCGCGTCGTCACGTCCTTCGCCGTCGGGACAGACCGGCTGTTCTCCTTCGTCGATGGCAACCCCTTCGTCGAATTCCACCCCAGCGACATCGTCAACGATCCCAGGGAGATCCGGCAGCAGTCGAAGATGGTGGCGATCAACTCCGCCATCCAGATCGACCTGACCGGTCAGGTCTGTGCCGACTCCATCGGCGAGCAGATGTACAGCGGCATCGGCGGGCAGATGGACTTCGTGCAGGGCGCGCTGCGCTCCCCCGGCGGGAAGGCCATCATCGCGCTTCCCTCCACGGCCAAGGGCGGCACCATCTCCCGCATCGTGCCCCGGCTCGACCCCGGCGCCGGGGTCGTCACCACCCGCGGGCATGTGCAGTGGGTCGTGACCGAGTACGGCGCGGTGAACCTGCGTGGGCGCACCCTGCGCGAACGGGCCGAGTTGCTCATCAGCATCGCGCACCCGGACTTCCGCCCGGACCTCCGCGCGGCGGCCGTCGCCCGGCGCCTGTTCGCGGTGTCTGAGTAAGTCGTCGGCCGCCCTCGCCGACGCCTCACGAGCGCGGGCGTAGCACGGAGCCTCGCGCGTTGCTCGTGTGTCGCTCCCCTCTCTCAATGTTGGGAGATGGGCGGGGTGAGGGCCGCTCCCACCGGGTCAAGCGAGGACGCCCGTGCTCCGCTGAGATCAGCTCGCCCCAAACCGGCCGCGGGCAAGCATGTTCCGTGTCATCCGGAGCGAAGCGAAGGATCTCGTGCTGGGGCCGAAGCACTCACCGGAGATCCTTCCCTCTGCGCAGGCTGACACCAAGACAAGCGATCCCCCGCATTTGGCATGACGACGGCCCCGTTTCCGCCAATCCCTCCCGCACGGGGATGCCGGTCCGGCGCTCAGGGGTACGAAAATGGTAGACTTGTGGCGGAAACTAGCTTGCTCCGAGTGACCCCAGGGAGGCCGACCACCCGTGGATATCGGAACCGTGCGGCAGATTGACATCGACGTGGAGATGCGTCGCTCGTATCTCGATTACGCCATGAGCGTAATCGTGCAGCGAGCGCTGCCCGACGTCCGCGACGGCCTCAAACCGGTCCAGCGGCGCATCCTCTACGCCATGCACGAGATGGGCCTGCGCCCACAGTCCCGCTTCCGCAAGAGTGCCGGTATCGTCGGGGAGGTCCTGAAGCTCTATCACCCCCACAGCGACAGCGCCGTCTACGACGCGCTGGTCCGCATGGTGCAGCCCTTCTCCCTGCGCTACCCCCTGGTCGAGGGGCAAGGCAACTTCGGCTCGGTCGACGGCGACAGCGCGGCCGCCATGCGCTACACCGAGGCCAAGCTGGCAGCCATCTCCGAGGAGATGCTCCAGGACATCGACAAGAACACCGTCGACTTCAAGCCGAACTACGACGGCGAGGCGCAGGAACCGGTCGTCCTCCCTGCCAAGCTGCCCAACCTGCTGGTCAACGGTGCCGCCGGCATCGCCGTCGGCATGGCGACCAACATCCCGCCGCACAATCTCGCCGAGGTCTGCGACGGCCTCATCATGCTGATCGACAACCCCGAGGCGACCAGCGATGACTTGCTCGAGGTCATCCAGGGACCGGACTTCCCGACCGGCGGGGTCATCCTCGGCCGGGAAGGCATCCGCGCCGCCTACGCCACCGGTAAGGGGCGAGTCGTCATCCGCGCCCGGACCCACATCGAGGAGATGCCGCGCGGCAACCGCTACCAGATCATCGTGACCGAGCTGCCCTACCAGGTGAACAAGGCCGCGCTGCTGGAGAAGATCGCGGAACTCGTGAAGGCGGGCCGGATCGAGGGCATCCACGACCTACGCGACGAGTCCGACCGTACGGGCATGCGCATGGTTATCGAGCTGAAGCGTGATGCGCAGCCTCAGCGCGTCCTCAACGCGCTCTTCAAGCACACCCAGCTCCAGCAGACCTTCGGGGTCAACATGCTCGCTCTGGTGGACGGCACGCAGCCGCGCGTGCTCACTCTGCGTCGGCTGCTGCAGCTCTACCTCGACCACCGGCAGGAGGTCGTCCGCCGGCGCACCGAGCATGAGCTGGGCCGCGCCCGCCGCCGTGCGCACATCCTCGAAGGGCTCAAGATCGCGCTCGACCACCTCGACGAGGTGATCCAGACCATCCGGCAGTCGCAGACGATCGAGAGCGCGCGGACCAACCTCATCAATCGCTTCGGCTTCACCGAGGTCCAGGCCAACGCCATCCTCGACATGCAACTGCGCCGCCTGGCCGCGCTGGAGCGGCACAAGATCGAGAACGAGTACCGCGATTTGCTCAAGGAGATCGCCGGGCTGGAGGAGTTGCTGGCCGACCCGGCAAAGATCCTGGCGGTGATCCGGGAAGAGTTGGTCCAACTCCGCGACAAGTTCGGCGACGAGCGCCGCACGCTGATCCAGGACGTATCGGGCGAGATCACCGACGAGGACCTCATCCCCGACGTCAGCGTCCTGGTCATGATCACCAACCGCGGTTACGTCAAGCGGATCGCCGACGGCACCTACCGCCAGCAGCACCGCGGCGGCCGCGGCGTGACCGGGATGACCCTGCGCGAGGAGGACGGCGTCCACCGCATCGTCGCCGCCCGCACCCACGACAGCCTCCTCTTCTTCACCGACCGCGGCCGTGTCTTCCAGCTCAAGGTCTGGGAGTTGCCCGACTCCGGGCGCACCGCCCGCGGCATCCCGGTCATCAACCTGATTGGCATCGAACCGGGGGAGACGATCACAGCCCTGCTGCCGGTGCGCGACTTCGCGTCGGCTCGGTACCTCTTCATGTGCACCCGCAACGGCCGGGTCAAGCGCACCCGCCTCGACCAGTTCGCCTCCGTCCGCTCTTCCGGCCTGATCGCCATCGGCCTGGAGGAGGGCGATGAGCTTGCCTGGGTGCGGCTCACCTCTGGGAACGACGAGCTGATCCTGGTCACCGAGCAGGGGCAGGCGATCCGCTTCAAGGAGACGGATGTCCGTCCGATGGGCCGCCCCGCCGCCGGGGTGATCGGCATCCGCATGGAGCCGGGCGACCGCGTCATTGCCGCCGAGGTGGTGCAGCCGGATCAGGACCTCCTCGTGGTCTCAGCCAACGGCTACGGCAAGCGGACCGCCCTCTCGGAGTTCCGCGTCCAGGGCCGGGGCGGTCAGGGCGTCACCGCGATGAAGATCACCGAGCGCAACGGCCCGGTGGCCGCGGCCCGCGTCGTCACGGACACCGACTCCATCATGCTCGTCAGCTTGCGGGGAATGGTCATCCGGGTGCCGGCCGAGCAGATCTCGCGCATCGGCCGCATGACCCAGGGCGTGAGCATCATGCGCCTGCAGGAGCAGGACCAGGTCGCCTCGGTGACGGTCATCCGCACGCCGGAAGACGCCGAGATGGCGGACCTGGAGGAAGCCTCCGCCGACACATCCGAGACGGCCGGCGCAGCCCGCGACGAAGCGGCGGGCGAATAGCCCGCGCCTAGCGCCAGCGCTCCGACGTCGGCCCGACCTCCGCCACGTCGCTCCGCTCTTCAACCGCCGGGCGTCGGCGTGCCCGCGCGCGCCGCGGCCAGTGCGGTCGCGGGCCAGACACCGCCGGTCGACCCCGGACCCCGAAGAGAGGCGCCGCCGCCACCAGCACCAGGCCGAACGCGATCAGCAGCGGGTGAAAGCCGCTCACCGGCGCCGGGCGCTGCGTCAGCGCGCCCAGCCCTGGCCCTAAGAGCAGCACGATCAGGTAGACCACCGCCGCCAGCGGCGCGAGCCAGAGACGCCACACCGACGGCGCCAGCCAGGCGGCGCCAGTCGCCAGCGCGGACAGCAGATACACCCCGGCCAGTGCGACGAAGACCGTCGCATCCCGGTAATCGGTCAGCGCGGGAACCAGCGCCGGCGCCTGGAGCACCGCCGGGAGCAACAGGATCCCGGCCAACCCCACCCGGCGGCCCCCGATCCAGCCCGCCACCCCGCCGAGAAGCACCAGCAGCACGAACGCGGCCAGTATGGTCTCCAGGTACGCCCGCCGCTCGGCGGCCATCATGCGCGCCGGGCCGGACGCGACGAATCCGTTCCAGACCAGGACCGGTGTCAGCAGGGTCAGGGTCGCGAAGTCCATCAGCCAGACGGTGCCCCACGCGGGCCAACCCGTCCGCCACGCACGGAAGGTCCCCAGGAGCAGAGCCAGGAGCACGACGACCGACAGCCCGGCCTGGACCAGCGCCGGCAGGGGCACGACGCGGCTGCCGATCAGCGCGAGGCCGATCCCCGCGCGGCCGCCGGCGGCGAGGATGGCATTCGCCCAGACGGCCCGGCGATCCCCAGCGGGCCGCACCACGCGCGGCGGCGCGACGCGCGCTCTCTCCTGTGTGCTGGTCGATGGCTCCCAGCGCTCCAATACACTCCCTCCCCGAGACCCTCAGCGGGCGAGTATAACACGCACCTCGGGCGGCCCCGCGTCCTGGCCGTCGCGTCCCGAGGCAGCGTGCCCGCGAAATGCTACGATATGCGTATGCCGCCACGGGGCCGGCGCGTCGTGGGAGGAGTAGGGAGGATTAGAACGGACATGGCCAGGCGCCAGAGCGCACGGCTCGGGGTCTTCGGCGGCACGTTCGACCCGATCCACCTGGGTCACCTCATCATCGCGGAGGAACTCCGCGTCCGCCTCGGGCTGGAGCGCATCCTCTTCCTCCCGGCCGCGCGCCCTCCCCACAAGACCGACCGCCACATCAGCCCGGACGAGGACCGCGCCCTGATGGTCGAGATGGCCATCGCCGGGAACCCGCACTTCGGCGTCTCCTACGTCGACCTCCAGCGCGGCGGCCTGTCCTACACCGCCGACAGCCTCGAGATCTTGACCCAAGAGTACCCCTGCCACACGCTCTACTTCCTGATGGGCCAGGACTCGCTGCGGGACTTCCCCAACTGGCACGACCCCAACCGCATCGCACGTCAGGCTCTCCTCGGCGTCGCCCTACGCCCCGGCGTCACCGTGGACATCGACGCCATCGTGTCACGCGTCCCCGAGGCCGCGGGCCGCATCACCCTCGTCGACGTGCCGCTGATCCAGATCGCCTCCCGCGTCATCCGCCAGCGCGTCCACGACGGCCTCCCCATCACCTACCAGGTCCCCCGCGAGGTCGAGCAGTACATCCTCCGCCGAGGGCTGTATAAGGACAGGTA is a genomic window of Sphaerobacter thermophilus DSM 20745 containing:
- a CDS encoding lysophospholipid acyltransferase family protein → MWTLRVLQVVAFLTPYVPAAIGYTICWFIGVILGGLNVRARRNVLCNLRRVLPTAGPIRLRWQALRVFVSVVTNYYDLIRLGHMDRDRVLAMFETEGIEHLTAALTRGRGVIILAAHVGNYNVVPSLPVARGYPTAVVAERVHPEELYTYVNELRASLGVQVIPPGSESLRPIIRLLRRNGILILAGDRDVVGSGMPVPLFGEPARLPTGPVLLAMRTGAALIPAGTVRKGSRRSLAFVEPAIEMVDTGDWDVDLRVNMIRMAEALERMIRRDPGQWAVLQPVWDTTTPADEGAPRAPRRRTRGRQEPAEPSASTTR
- a CDS encoding DNA repair helicase XPB; this encodes MIFQRDRTVLVSTGAATYPEARDGIRQFAELVHAAGAYHTYRITELALWSAAAGGLTAEEIIAFLERYGEHPPPLTLVAFIQEVIGRYGLLRLTGPLGGLRLTGPDRGLLARVADAHGLAWDGDALVVPDSQRGAIKRALADEGYPVVDEAVLAASAPVAFALRPDVRLRPYQAEAVRRFVERAVTGGVVLLPCGAGKTVVGVAIAAVLQSATLIVTPSRTIGEQWQRHLREMTTLPPDSVGEYVPGREPPPVTVVTYQRLTARANGRQATLGALLDWPWGLVIYDEVHALPAEIFRQSASLQSRRRLGLTATLVREDGRERDVFSLVGPTVFSVPWRDLERRGWISPVDCVEVRVRPPATGAASADRILAAKLRVVRRLARRHAGEPTLVVAHRLIEVAAAARALGVPMVTGQTPAAERRALYDAFRRGEIRCLALSRVANVGVDLPDAAVLIQISGAFGSRQEEAQRLGRLLRPKESGRRAVFYSLVVPGTREVEFAARRQRFLVDQGYRYRVVDAEGSAGS
- a CDS encoding acetyl-CoA hydrolase/transferase family protein — its product is MRIMDAAAAVELVEPGNRVYVHEAAMVPTTLLDALVERAPELRDVEIVHLHTEAPAPYVAPEMEGHLRHNAFFIGANVRAAVNEGRADYTPVFLSEIPALIADGTLPIDVAFIQVSPPDRHGFCRLGASVACARAAVDHARIVIAEFNPRVPRTLGNSAVHVSRITAAVEVDRPLPSHPIRPFGPIEQAIGEHVAALVPNGATLQMGIGTIPNAVLAALRHHEDLGVHTEMFTDGLIDLIEAGVITNRAKSRFRGRVVTSFAVGTDRLFSFVDGNPFVEFHPSDIVNDPREIRQQSKMVAINSAIQIDLTGQVCADSIGEQMYSGIGGQMDFVQGALRSPGGKAIIALPSTAKGGTISRIVPRLDPGAGVVTTRGHVQWVVTEYGAVNLRGRTLRERAELLISIAHPDFRPDLRAAAVARRLFAVSE
- the gyrA gene encoding DNA gyrase subunit A yields the protein MDIGTVRQIDIDVEMRRSYLDYAMSVIVQRALPDVRDGLKPVQRRILYAMHEMGLRPQSRFRKSAGIVGEVLKLYHPHSDSAVYDALVRMVQPFSLRYPLVEGQGNFGSVDGDSAAAMRYTEAKLAAISEEMLQDIDKNTVDFKPNYDGEAQEPVVLPAKLPNLLVNGAAGIAVGMATNIPPHNLAEVCDGLIMLIDNPEATSDDLLEVIQGPDFPTGGVILGREGIRAAYATGKGRVVIRARTHIEEMPRGNRYQIIVTELPYQVNKAALLEKIAELVKAGRIEGIHDLRDESDRTGMRMVIELKRDAQPQRVLNALFKHTQLQQTFGVNMLALVDGTQPRVLTLRRLLQLYLDHRQEVVRRRTEHELGRARRRAHILEGLKIALDHLDEVIQTIRQSQTIESARTNLINRFGFTEVQANAILDMQLRRLAALERHKIENEYRDLLKEIAGLEELLADPAKILAVIREELVQLRDKFGDERRTLIQDVSGEITDEDLIPDVSVLVMITNRGYVKRIADGTYRQQHRGGRGVTGMTLREEDGVHRIVAARTHDSLLFFTDRGRVFQLKVWELPDSGRTARGIPVINLIGIEPGETITALLPVRDFASARYLFMCTRNGRVKRTRLDQFASVRSSGLIAIGLEEGDELAWVRLTSGNDELILVTEQGQAIRFKETDVRPMGRPAAGVIGIRMEPGDRVIAAEVVQPDQDLLVVSANGYGKRTALSEFRVQGRGGQGVTAMKITERNGPVAAARVVTDTDSIMLVSLRGMVIRVPAEQISRIGRMTQGVSIMRLQEQDQVASVTVIRTPEDAEMADLEEASADTSETAGAARDEAAGE
- the nadD gene encoding nicotinate-nucleotide adenylyltransferase — translated: MARRQSARLGVFGGTFDPIHLGHLIIAEELRVRLGLERILFLPAARPPHKTDRHISPDEDRALMVEMAIAGNPHFGVSYVDLQRGGLSYTADSLEILTQEYPCHTLYFLMGQDSLRDFPNWHDPNRIARQALLGVALRPGVTVDIDAIVSRVPEAAGRITLVDVPLIQIASRVIRQRVHDGLPITYQVPREVEQYILRRGLYKDR